In the genome of Calothrix sp. PCC 6303, the window AAGGGATTTACGGAGATGCACGAACAATTTGGCAGCAGATTAAGGGTTATATTCATGTGCGTGGATATTGGGATGAACGCTTAGAGTGGACAGCTTGGTTAATTGAAACTGCGAAACAAGCAGGAGATTGGAAGTTTACAGTTGAGGTAATGTGCGATCGCGCTATAACTTTAATTAGGATGCGCCATGAAAACCAACTCACAGAAGCAGAGATATTACTACAGGAAGCTTGGAATTTACGTCAGCATCAAAGCATCGCATTACAGTTAGAGATAGCCACCAACATGGTTATCCTCTCCATTTATCAACAAAAATGGCAGCAAGCTGGAGAGTGGTTAACAGAGGAAGAAAAACTGTTAACCCAAACTTCTCTATCAGAACTAGAACGTCAGCAGCAGCAAGTTCATATTCTTTATTATCAGGGGCAGATATCCTTCAAAACAGGCAATTATCAGCAAGCACAAAGCTTTTTTCTGCAAGCATTAGAATCTGCAACAACAGCAGGATGGTTAAGAGCAACAACTGCAATTCAAAACTGGCTTGCAGATATAGCACTGGAACTAGGGAACCTCAAACAAGCACGACAATTGTTAGAAATTAGCTTCCCAATGGCAGAAAGACATAAAGATAAACTTTCTATTGCTTACCACAAAGCAACATTTGCCAAACTCGAAAAGCGTTCGGGTAATTTACCTCAAGCCAAGCGCTTGGCAAAGGAAGCAGCAGAAGGTTTTGAAAGTTTAAAGATGGTAGTGGAAGCAAAAGAAATGCGCTCTTTACTTTCTTGAAATAAATCAATGGAGTCAAATTATGATTTGGGGATAGTTAAGCAGGCACTTCTCTGTAATTGAGGGAAATGCTGGGGCAATATCAAACAACGTCCCTGGTGATATGCTACATTGTGGCAGATATCTATGCCAAAAATCTCTAAAAACAAATGTTTAGTTAAATCAAAAGCTGTTTTCTGGAATTTATGACTAATTTCTAAGTCATCATCAGCAGGAGAATAATGATGCAAAATATAACCATATAATTCTTGACAATCTTCAATATATTTAGCCGTGTTTAGCAGAATATGAGTATGCCATACTCGGTCAATTTCTACTGTAGGAACTAATTCGGTATTTGGAAATAGAAAATGAAGGCATAGAAACATTTTGTATAGATGAATTGCAGACTTTGTTTCTTCTTCTGTCCATTGAAAGTTCTCAGTATTGGAGGTAAGCTTTTTTGAGATTGCTCGGAAATCTAATTGATTTAATTTACGGAAAAAGTTTGTAATTTTTTCTGCAAATTCTTCATTGGTTTTACTCGGTAATTGTTTCTCCCAAATTGTATTCAAGCCGTTTTCTCCTCGTATGGATTATGAGATTGATTGTGGGAGAAGTGACAAATATTTCAGCATCCCCATACTATCTCTCCAAATTTGAGGTCATGATTTATGCATTTTGAGATTAAAAAACTAAGTTTATCCCATGAAAGCCTAGTACCTGAAGGCAGCGGTGAGTAGGCAGTGGGGAAAGTCTATTATTACTGAGCTTTTCAGGATTAAATAATGGTATTCTTCTCTTACAAAGTTTGGCGAAGAATACCCCCGCAACACAGTGGCTCAACTTTGCGCTATTTACGCAGTCTGGTACTAGATACTTAATACCTGCTCTAATTATTAAAATAGCAAATTTTTCGACGATATTATGGAGGTATTTTACCGGAAAAACTCCATAATATTGAGTCTCAAATCAACAAAATTAACATCCCATTATTCACAAATTACGCAACTTATTCGGAGAGAAACTTAGAGTTGATTCGCAAAGATATTCCATTTTCGATAAC includes:
- a CDS encoding glycine-rich domain-containing protein, with the protein product MNTIWEKQLPSKTNEEFAEKITNFFRKLNQLDFRAISKKLTSNTENFQWTEEETKSAIHLYKMFLCLHFLFPNTELVPTVEIDRVWHTHILLNTAKYIEDCQELYGYILHHYSPADDDLEISHKFQKTAFDLTKHLFLEIFGIDICHNVAYHQGRCLILPQHFPQLQRSACLTIPKS